The proteins below come from a single Roseiflexus sp. RS-1 genomic window:
- a CDS encoding glucosaminidase domain-containing protein, with amino-acid sequence MNDTDAEHDLRANRRSPQRERRSAHHADLRLPERRPNPLARLRDPFDDHLPEIGQRRLRERRVDVQERLPSIPSFVAPLDDEPLAPSPDHDSELERDLLLAELIAAQSLPRPPLQAERRVGGARRTARSWDFPWPLLAICLVSLVVLFLVWRETGTPQICLAPGCAGRLQTTLTNAFTNHPPAPNGQHSVLGPPSISAQQIDRILAAWQSPAAGTGATWVELGVRYGIDPAYALAFFIHESGAGTAPGWAGRKPDGSTTHNIGNIICAGYKRCYGRFRDYASWEEGIADWYRLIAVEYVEWRGVHTVEEIVPIYAPAVENNVPVYIDTVNRLVAEWRVSQAR; translated from the coding sequence ATGAACGACACTGATGCAGAGCATGACCTTCGCGCCAATCGCCGTTCGCCGCAGCGCGAGCGTCGATCGGCGCACCATGCCGACCTTCGCCTGCCGGAACGCCGCCCGAATCCGCTGGCGCGGCTGCGCGATCCGTTCGATGACCATTTGCCGGAGATCGGGCAACGCCGCCTCAGAGAACGTCGCGTCGATGTGCAGGAACGCCTGCCTTCCATTCCGTCGTTTGTGGCGCCGCTCGACGACGAACCGCTCGCACCGTCGCCCGACCACGACTCCGAACTCGAACGCGACCTGTTGCTGGCAGAGTTGATCGCAGCGCAATCGCTTCCCCGCCCCCCCCTGCAAGCGGAGAGACGAGTGGGTGGGGCGCGGCGAACCGCCCGATCGTGGGATTTCCCCTGGCCGCTCCTCGCCATCTGCCTGGTCAGTCTCGTTGTCCTGTTCCTGGTCTGGCGCGAAACCGGGACGCCGCAGATCTGCCTGGCGCCTGGATGCGCAGGACGCCTCCAGACGACCCTGACGAATGCGTTCACCAATCACCCGCCAGCGCCTAACGGTCAGCACTCGGTGCTTGGTCCGCCCAGCATTTCGGCGCAGCAGATCGACCGCATCCTCGCTGCGTGGCAATCACCGGCGGCCGGCACCGGCGCAACCTGGGTCGAACTCGGCGTCAGGTATGGCATCGACCCGGCATACGCCCTGGCTTTCTTCATCCATGAGTCGGGCGCAGGAACCGCCCCCGGCTGGGCCGGGCGCAAACCCGACGGCAGCACGACGCACAACATCGGCAATATCATCTGCGCCGGGTATAAGAGGTGTTACGGGCGATTCCGCGACTATGCGAGTTGGGAGGAAGGGATCGCAGACTGGTACCGTCTGATCGCCGTCGAGTATGTGGAGTGGCGCGGCGTCCATACCGTCGAGGAGATCGTCCCGATCTACGCGCCAGCGGTTGAAAACAATGTTCCGGTCTACATCGATACCGTCAATCGCCTGGTCGCCGAATGGCGCGTATCGCAAGCACGATAA
- a CDS encoding response regulator yields the protein MEEILIIDDSKQICSLLADHVLPELGYTPTIAHTGRQGLNRLRQRTPDLILLDLQLPDISGLDLLRLIAQEGYDVPVILMTAHGSEAIAVEAFRLGARNYLIKPFSETEAQAAIDQALRERRLRREKEQLTRNLRQRVQELTVLYSIGKSVSSLLDLEELLVRIVEAGVYITRAEEGFLLLRDLHANELYLRAAKNLGEQRAQKMRMPIDDSLAGQVIRTGKPIRLDKAGAGAQLKVITGFLVRAILQVPLMVGNQVIGVLAVDNQQSERTFSDNDQYLLSALADYAAIAIENARLYEQVKQSEARYRDLFDNANDLIFTLDRQFNLRSINKVAPAITGYAQNDLIGRPLREVSFSDAWTYVERLFNDVLRGQTVPPFELQIRRRDEEIAVLEVSARLIRDGDGAEAIHCIARDLTERRRLEEQLIKSEKLSAIGQLVAGVAHEVNNPLTSISGYTQLMLRDASLPSAIREDLQHINTQAERAARIVQNLLMFAREHKPQRMPVDINQVLQSTLTLRAYQLRVDNITVVTDFAPDLPQTVADPHQLQQVFLNLINNAHQAMIERGGKGTLTLRTSVERRVGEGGREETCIRVAVNDTGIGIPPRNLNRIFDPFFTTKPIGQGTGLGLSICFGIIQEHHGRIWAESEVGVGTTMYVELPLDHVYEPPGISSIDSEPASVEAEPLPEESNGGAAILVVDDEEAVSALLARLLTDLGHRPTTVASGEAALAAIARQSFDLILTDIKMPGMTGFELYQHIKEHNPHLAQRIIFITGDTISASTQARLAQTGSPYIAKPFSIERLEALVKACLAPQAADHLPAP from the coding sequence ATGGAAGAAATTCTGATCATCGACGACAGCAAGCAAATCTGTTCCCTGCTTGCTGACCATGTATTGCCGGAGCTGGGCTATACTCCAACGATTGCACATACCGGGCGCCAGGGGCTGAATCGTCTCCGTCAGCGTACTCCTGATCTCATTCTCCTCGATCTGCAACTTCCGGACATCAGCGGTCTCGACCTGTTGCGCCTGATTGCCCAGGAAGGGTACGATGTGCCCGTTATCCTCATGACGGCGCATGGGTCGGAAGCGATTGCGGTCGAAGCGTTTCGTCTGGGAGCGCGGAACTACCTGATCAAGCCATTCAGTGAGACCGAGGCGCAGGCAGCAATCGATCAGGCGCTGCGCGAACGGCGCCTCAGGCGCGAAAAAGAGCAACTCACCCGCAACCTGCGGCAGCGCGTGCAGGAACTGACCGTCCTCTACTCGATCGGCAAATCGGTCAGTTCTCTGCTCGATCTCGAAGAACTGCTGGTGCGGATCGTCGAAGCCGGCGTCTATATCACACGCGCCGAAGAGGGCTTTCTGCTGCTGCGCGACCTGCACGCCAACGAACTCTACCTGCGTGCGGCGAAGAATCTTGGCGAGCAGCGCGCCCAGAAGATGCGCATGCCGATTGACGACAGCCTGGCAGGGCAGGTGATCCGCACCGGAAAGCCGATCCGCCTGGATAAAGCTGGCGCCGGCGCACAGTTGAAAGTCATCACCGGATTCCTGGTGCGCGCGATCCTTCAGGTGCCGCTGATGGTCGGCAATCAGGTGATCGGTGTCCTCGCGGTCGATAATCAGCAATCGGAACGCACCTTCAGCGACAATGATCAGTACCTGTTGTCCGCGCTCGCCGATTATGCCGCCATCGCAATCGAGAATGCACGCCTCTATGAGCAGGTCAAACAGAGCGAGGCGCGCTACCGCGACCTGTTCGACAATGCCAACGACCTGATCTTCACCCTCGACCGACAGTTCAATCTGCGCAGTATCAACAAAGTCGCCCCGGCTATCACCGGGTATGCCCAAAACGACCTGATCGGTCGTCCGTTGCGCGAGGTGAGTTTCAGCGACGCCTGGACCTACGTGGAGCGCCTGTTCAATGATGTGCTGCGGGGGCAGACCGTTCCGCCGTTCGAGTTGCAGATCCGACGCCGTGATGAAGAGATCGCTGTACTCGAAGTCAGTGCGCGTTTGATCCGCGATGGCGACGGTGCTGAAGCGATCCACTGCATCGCCCGCGACCTGACCGAGCGTCGCCGCCTGGAAGAGCAACTCATCAAATCGGAGAAACTCTCCGCCATTGGTCAACTGGTTGCCGGCGTCGCGCACGAGGTCAATAATCCGCTGACCAGTATCAGCGGCTACACCCAACTGATGCTGCGCGATGCCAGCCTGCCATCGGCGATCCGCGAAGACCTGCAACATATCAACACCCAGGCGGAGCGCGCAGCGCGCATCGTGCAGAACCTGTTGATGTTCGCCCGCGAACACAAGCCGCAGCGCATGCCCGTCGATATCAACCAGGTGCTGCAAAGCACCCTTACCCTGCGCGCCTATCAACTGCGCGTCGATAACATCACGGTCGTCACCGATTTCGCTCCCGACCTGCCGCAAACGGTAGCGGATCCGCACCAGTTGCAGCAGGTCTTCCTCAACCTGATCAACAATGCGCACCAGGCCATGATCGAGCGCGGCGGCAAGGGAACGCTCACGCTGCGCACCTCGGTTGAGCGGCGCGTTGGCGAGGGCGGACGCGAGGAAACCTGCATCCGCGTCGCCGTGAACGACACCGGCATCGGTATTCCGCCACGCAACCTGAATCGTATCTTCGACCCGTTCTTCACAACCAAGCCGATCGGGCAGGGAACCGGATTAGGGTTGTCGATCTGCTTCGGCATCATTCAGGAGCATCACGGTCGCATCTGGGCGGAAAGCGAGGTTGGCGTCGGAACGACAATGTACGTTGAACTGCCGCTCGACCATGTTTATGAGCCACCGGGGATATCGTCCATTGACTCAGAACCCGCATCTGTCGAAGCAGAACCCCTTCCCGAAGAGTCGAACGGCGGCGCTGCGATCCTGGTGGTTGACGACGAAGAGGCGGTCAGCGCATTGCTGGCGCGACTGCTTACCGATCTCGGTCATCGCCCGACCACAGTCGCCAGCGGTGAGGCTGCGCTCGCTGCAATTGCGCGCCAATCGTTCGACCTGATTCTGACCGATATCAAAATGCCTGGCATGACCGGATTCGAACTGTACCAGCATATCAAGGAACACAACCCGCACCTGGCGCAGCGTATCATTTTCATCACCGGCGATACAATCAGCGCCTCGACACAGGCGCGCCTCGCGCAGACCGGAAGTCCCTACATCGCCAAACCGTTTTCCATTGAACGCCTTGAAGCGCTGGTGAAGGCATGTCTTGCGCCCCAGGCAGCGGATCATCTGCCCGCGCCCTGA
- a CDS encoding cell wall-active antibiotics response protein has protein sequence MSSMSLFGDVEHINTHTHLEGESFTAMFGRLTVDLTRQRLSSGDHAIGAYALFGQVTIRVPNDAGIHVDGSAIMGQTGYEWRSEDNELHSPVGLPEIEFETAPVRLRITAVAMFGEVKIVRVVTGERTAPALPGEPLPEMSSNTGSYEGETRRIASL, from the coding sequence ATGTCCTCGATGAGTCTGTTTGGTGATGTTGAGCATATCAACACCCATACCCATCTGGAAGGCGAGAGTTTTACGGCAATGTTCGGCAGACTCACCGTTGATCTGACACGCCAGCGACTCTCGTCCGGCGATCACGCCATCGGCGCCTACGCACTGTTTGGTCAGGTCACAATCCGCGTCCCCAACGATGCTGGCATCCACGTGGATGGCAGCGCGATAATGGGACAGACGGGGTATGAGTGGCGTTCAGAAGACAACGAACTGCACTCTCCTGTCGGGTTGCCGGAGATCGAATTCGAGACAGCGCCGGTGCGCCTGCGCATTACTGCCGTTGCGATGTTTGGCGAGGTAAAGATCGTGCGGGTTGTAACCGGGGAAAGAACCGCACCGGCGCTGCCTGGTGAACCATTGCCAGAAATGTCCAGCAACACTGGATCGTATGAGGGTGAGACCCGGCGGATCGCCAGCCTGTGA
- a CDS encoding S1C family serine protease, producing MERGTKFALIFGMIATLLIGALIGALAGGGVAWYVTQQQIERIAAQPTSPAPVPVSAPAPTVAPGNTPAPAPTIAPAPTIAPVAPASASPVVEVVQKVSPAVVTVVNTLASGAQASPLLGDLPFPLPDQPGGLVRRGSGSGVIISADGYILTNNHVIEGHRSLSVIFYDGSRRDAKLIGADPLMDLAVVKVDGPVPGVAVLGDSDALQPGETVIAIGSPLGDFRNTVTVGVVSALNRSLGGNAPEGLIQTDAAINSGNSGGPLINLRGEVIGINTLVVRGGGLGSAPAEGLGFAVPSSIAKRVSEQLIANGKVVYPFLGVRFGTIDAMLALDNNLPVNAGALIAAVEPGGPAARAGLRSGDIVTKVNGKPIGPGQSLRALLLEYKPGDVVTLEVLRDSEQLSLDVTLGTRPEA from the coding sequence ATGGAGCGTGGAACAAAATTTGCCCTGATCTTTGGCATGATCGCAACGTTGCTGATCGGTGCGCTGATCGGCGCACTGGCTGGTGGCGGCGTTGCCTGGTATGTGACGCAGCAGCAGATAGAGCGCATCGCGGCGCAGCCGACGAGTCCGGCGCCTGTTCCGGTGTCGGCGCCAGCGCCCACGGTCGCTCCCGGTAACACGCCAGCGCCAGCGCCGACGATTGCGCCAGCGCCCACCATCGCCCCGGTCGCACCGGCATCCGCCTCGCCGGTGGTCGAGGTCGTCCAGAAGGTATCGCCGGCGGTTGTCACAGTTGTCAATACGCTGGCATCTGGCGCGCAGGCATCGCCGTTGCTCGGCGATCTGCCGTTTCCGCTTCCGGATCAGCCGGGCGGTTTGGTGCGTCGTGGGAGCGGTTCAGGGGTCATCATCAGCGCCGATGGTTACATTCTTACAAACAATCACGTCATTGAGGGGCATCGTTCGCTCTCGGTCATCTTCTATGACGGTTCGCGCCGCGACGCGAAACTGATCGGCGCCGATCCGTTGATGGACCTGGCAGTCGTCAAGGTTGATGGTCCGGTGCCGGGGGTTGCGGTGCTGGGCGACTCCGACGCGCTGCAACCCGGTGAAACGGTGATTGCAATTGGCAGCCCGTTGGGTGATTTCCGCAATACTGTGACTGTCGGCGTGGTGAGTGCGCTGAACCGTTCACTCGGCGGCAATGCGCCCGAAGGGTTGATCCAGACCGATGCGGCGATCAACAGCGGGAACAGCGGCGGTCCGTTGATCAATCTGCGGGGTGAAGTGATTGGCATCAACACTCTTGTCGTGCGCGGCGGCGGATTGGGGTCAGCGCCTGCCGAGGGGCTTGGCTTTGCGGTGCCGAGTTCGATTGCGAAGCGGGTGAGTGAGCAATTGATTGCGAACGGCAAGGTTGTGTATCCCTTCCTCGGCGTGCGGTTCGGTACCATCGATGCAATGCTGGCGCTCGATAACAATCTGCCGGTCAATGCTGGCGCGCTGATCGCTGCCGTCGAGCCGGGCGGACCGGCGGCGCGCGCGGGTTTGCGCAGCGGCGATATTGTGACAAAGGTCAACGGCAAGCCGATCGGTCCAGGACAATCGCTGCGCGCGTTGTTGCTGGAGTACAAGCCGGGTGATGTGGTGACGCTCGAAGTGCTGCGCGATAGTGAGCAACTGTCGCTCGACGTCACGCTCGGCACGCGACCGGAGGCATGA
- a CDS encoding M23 family metallopeptidase, with protein MGLSHTQILLLILALIGLGILVQQTQSPPPLLSRWDGSMMGVSRSAKPSISAAFAAQPAAERPSGNPLRDRRTVITQGYGVGSHAPASVWGGIDLAIDSDGDGKADPQGTWHVPVYATHDGIARVKPNTWPGGNYLAIENEQYKTAYAHLDSYAVVDGQPVVRGQVIGYVGSTGMSSGPHLHYEVWERGVNRNPLDFDALRSDE; from the coding sequence ATGGGCCTGAGCCATACACAGATTCTCCTGCTGATCCTGGCGCTGATCGGGCTTGGCATTCTGGTGCAGCAAACACAATCACCGCCGCCATTGTTGAGTCGCTGGGACGGCTCGATGATGGGTGTCAGCCGCAGTGCAAAGCCGTCGATCAGCGCGGCGTTCGCCGCTCAACCTGCCGCCGAACGTCCCTCCGGCAATCCGTTGCGCGACCGGCGCACGGTGATCACGCAGGGGTACGGGGTCGGATCACACGCCCCCGCCAGCGTCTGGGGCGGGATCGACCTGGCTATCGATAGCGATGGCGATGGCAAAGCCGACCCGCAGGGAACATGGCATGTGCCGGTGTACGCCACCCACGATGGTATTGCGCGGGTGAAACCGAATACCTGGCCCGGCGGCAACTATCTGGCGATTGAGAATGAGCAGTACAAGACGGCGTATGCGCACCTCGATTCATATGCCGTCGTCGATGGTCAACCGGTGGTGCGCGGTCAGGTGATCGGATATGTCGGATCAACCGGTATGTCAAGCGGACCGCATCTGCACTACGAGGTGTGGGAACGCGGCGTGAACCGCAATCCGCTCGACTTCGACGCACTGCGCAGCGATGAGTGA
- a CDS encoding serine hydrolase — protein sequence MNDTTRAHATLLRRWYLLISLLLLVACSTPAAQSVAPPSVASPTPDATATPVPSPLPTPTPVPTATPEPRLAEGVYIAGIEVGGLTPTEARRELTARLAPLLRPLDIRAGDQELLLRVEDIDMRLDLDAMIDAARAASAGRRIPLHVVYDEAKLREALATLNERASIPAQFSIITGTAAISRSFVMEGGLSIDIDDAVRQIDDRLRSVGAPRRVTLTLTPQRGLAARPDPQMLQDQLQAMAETWRGVIGVYVYDLAQDEVVAALNPDTAFAAASTIKMPIMLNAYINLPDFTEKQQTALRNMIVESDNLAANALLAASIGGVGTEDAIVGAERMSKMLADLGFPETFQYVPFEAQDYIKLMKLKVKAGPARGGKPPYTEAGRYLRTTPREMASLYAEVDRCARGEGMLLEKFGDTLTPERCLEMLDRLAENGDKRRMVAGIPEGVRVEHKSGWIEDMQADVGIVRSPGGDYVVAIYVYRPIAAGDAPVPDRIMMSTIAAFSRLVYTYFNPLPAQNL from the coding sequence ATGAACGACACGACACGAGCGCACGCCACGTTGCTGCGCAGATGGTATCTTCTCATCAGTCTGTTGCTGCTGGTCGCATGCAGTACACCGGCAGCGCAATCGGTCGCCCCGCCATCTGTGGCTTCACCGACACCGGATGCCACGGCGACGCCGGTTCCATCACCGCTTCCCACACCGACTCCTGTGCCCACCGCCACGCCAGAGCCGCGCCTGGCGGAGGGGGTCTATATCGCGGGCATCGAGGTCGGTGGGCTGACGCCCACCGAAGCGCGGCGTGAATTGACGGCGCGCCTGGCGCCGTTGCTGCGCCCGCTCGATATTCGCGCCGGTGATCAGGAATTGCTGCTGCGTGTCGAAGATATCGATATGCGCCTGGATCTCGATGCTATGATCGACGCTGCGCGCGCGGCGTCGGCTGGCAGGCGCATCCCCTTGCATGTGGTCTACGATGAAGCAAAACTGCGCGAAGCGCTGGCAACGCTGAATGAACGGGCAAGCATTCCGGCGCAGTTTTCGATCATCACTGGAACCGCTGCAATTTCGCGCAGTTTCGTCATGGAAGGCGGGTTGAGCATCGACATCGATGATGCTGTGCGACAGATCGACGACCGCCTGCGCTCTGTCGGCGCGCCGCGGCGCGTAACACTGACGCTGACCCCGCAACGTGGACTGGCGGCACGTCCAGATCCGCAGATGCTCCAGGATCAGCTTCAGGCGATGGCTGAAACATGGCGCGGGGTGATCGGCGTGTATGTCTACGATCTGGCGCAGGACGAAGTCGTTGCCGCACTCAATCCCGATACCGCATTTGCCGCCGCCAGCACGATCAAAATGCCGATCATGCTCAACGCCTATATCAATCTCCCTGATTTCACCGAAAAGCAGCAAACCGCATTGCGCAACATGATTGTCGAGAGCGACAATCTGGCAGCGAATGCGCTCCTTGCCGCGTCGATCGGCGGCGTCGGCACCGAGGATGCCATCGTCGGCGCAGAGCGAATGAGCAAGATGCTGGCTGACCTCGGCTTTCCTGAGACATTTCAGTACGTCCCATTCGAGGCGCAGGACTACATCAAACTGATGAAACTGAAGGTGAAGGCGGGTCCTGCCCGCGGCGGAAAGCCGCCGTACACCGAGGCAGGGCGTTACCTGCGCACCACCCCGCGGGAAATGGCGAGTCTGTACGCCGAGGTCGATCGCTGCGCGCGCGGTGAAGGAATGCTGCTGGAGAAGTTCGGTGATACCCTCACACCGGAACGGTGTCTCGAGATGCTCGACCGCCTCGCCGAAAATGGCGACAAACGACGGATGGTCGCCGGTATTCCTGAAGGGGTAAGAGTTGAGCACAAAAGCGGTTGGATTGAGGATATGCAGGCAGATGTAGGGATTGTGCGCTCCCCCGGCGGCGACTATGTAGTAGCGATTTATGTGTATCGTCCGATTGCTGCAGGTGATGCGCCGGTCCCTGACCGGATCATGATGTCCACGATTGCCGCGTTCTCACGACTGGTCTATACCTACTTCAACCCGCTGCCAGCACAGAACCTCTGA
- a CDS encoding translation initiation factor eIF-2B, producing the protein MSGRTMTRGVEVVESVAAIAVDNRQGAAQIAEQAADLMIRRAEASRSSSPQEFRRDLRNFGWSLIHAQPVMAPLVNLVNRVLWAIEEPQSLNDLIRTVVEVAEGFKHQLRQHALHVAEGALALISDGITIVTLSYSTTVQHALRHAQRAGRRFRVVCGESRPILEGRQTAAILAEYGIPTQLVIDAELPAHIAQAQLVIVGADMLSTQGLVNKVGTYGMALTAHAKGVGFYALCGSEKFVLPGFRPLEQLDRPRSEIWAEAPPNVHIRNRYFDLTPLELLSGIVTERGVLPVAAIEAWLASTHLHPALAHEQQGQMVETS; encoded by the coding sequence ATGTCCGGTCGTACGATGACACGAGGGGTCGAGGTCGTGGAGTCAGTCGCAGCAATAGCCGTCGATAATCGCCAGGGCGCCGCTCAGATTGCTGAACAGGCCGCCGATCTGATGATCCGGCGCGCGGAAGCCAGCCGATCATCATCGCCGCAGGAGTTTCGCCGCGACCTGCGCAACTTTGGATGGTCGCTCATCCACGCACAACCGGTGATGGCGCCGCTGGTCAACCTGGTCAATCGGGTTCTGTGGGCGATTGAAGAACCACAGTCGCTGAATGACTTGATCCGCACCGTCGTGGAGGTTGCCGAAGGGTTCAAGCATCAGTTGCGTCAGCACGCGCTGCATGTCGCCGAGGGCGCGTTGGCGCTGATTTCGGATGGCATCACCATCGTTACCCTGTCGTACAGTACCACCGTGCAACACGCGCTGCGTCACGCACAACGCGCAGGGCGCCGCTTCCGCGTCGTGTGCGGCGAGTCGCGCCCGATCCTCGAAGGTCGTCAGACGGCGGCAATCCTGGCGGAGTACGGGATTCCCACCCAACTGGTGATCGACGCTGAATTACCGGCCCATATCGCCCAGGCGCAACTGGTGATCGTGGGCGCCGATATGCTCAGCACCCAGGGATTGGTCAACAAAGTTGGCACCTACGGTATGGCGCTGACGGCGCACGCAAAGGGGGTCGGGTTCTACGCGCTCTGTGGCAGCGAGAAGTTCGTGCTGCCCGGTTTTCGCCCCCTTGAACAACTCGACCGCCCCCGCAGCGAGATCTGGGCGGAAGCGCCGCCCAACGTGCATATTCGCAACCGCTATTTCGACCTGACGCCGCTCGAACTGCTGTCAGGCATTGTGACCGAACGCGGGGTCTTGCCGGTCGCCGCCATTGAAGCATGGCTCGCGTCGACGCATCTGCATCCGGCGCTGGCGCACGAACAACAGGGTCAGATGGTAGAAACATCTTGA